One region of Triticum aestivum cultivar Chinese Spring chromosome 6B, IWGSC CS RefSeq v2.1, whole genome shotgun sequence genomic DNA includes:
- the LOC123133457 gene encoding uncharacterized protein: MPTAHPSSLLWRPQIVFPPGASPCSPTSTTSVSSGAATALVLILDTTRFQLLVWDPVTGHQHRVSIPTGFDRFRSVICGAVLRAAPGDVHFQIVLVTDDHEMEEWRALACVYSSKTEAWGNLIPTPIPSGTLVSIDVLGVLVGHSIYSMLYGTSSNILQFDLEGESLAVIPVPVNMSDFDGFTLMRAEDGELSLLSLSGFTAQLWKRNTITDGVPSWGIVRTVELDKLLSLDSEGYVTTHGFAEDNNLVILRVNINIISTVQIESLQFKKVSDNSKWYYYPFESVYAAGI; encoded by the exons ATGCCGACGGCCCATCCTTCGAGCCTACTCTGGAGGCCCCAGATCGTGTTCCCCCCGGGCGCCTCTCCTTGCAGTCCGACCTCGACTACTTCCGTGTCCTCGGGTGCCGCCACGGCCTTGGTGTTAATCCTCGACACGACGAGGTTCCAGTTGCTGGTATGGGACCCCGTCACCGGCCACCAGCACCGCGTATCCATTCCCACGGGATTCGATCGGTTCAGGTCAGTGATCTGCGGGGCGGTGCTCCGCGCTGCTCCCGGGGACGTCCACTTCCAGATCGTCTTGGTAACAGACGACCACGAGATGGAAGAATGGCGAGCGCTGGCCTGCGTTTACTCTTCCAAGACCGAGGCGTGGGGCAATCTCATCCCAACACCGATTCCATCCGGGACCTTGGTTTCTATTGATGTGTTGGGTGTGCTGGTTGGGCATTCCATTTACTCGATGCTTTATGGTACTTCGTCAAATATCCTTCAGTTTGATTTGGAGGGGGAGAGCCTGGCCGTGATACCGGTGCCAGTGAATATGTCTGATTTTGATGGCTTCACACTCATGCGGGCAGAGGATGGTGAGCTGAGTTTACTCTCCTTGTCAGGCTTCACCGCCCAATTATGGAAGAGGAACACCATCACAGATGGTGTTCCATCGTGGGGGATAGTAAGAACTGTTGAATTGGACAAGCTACTATCCTTGGATTCAGAGGGGTATGTAACCACACATGGCTTTGCTGAGGATAATAATTTGGTGATCCTGCGGGTCAATATCAACATCATCTCCACTGTCCAGATTGAGTCACTACAGTTCAAGAAAGTTTCCGACAACAGCAAATGGTACTATTATCCATTTGAAAGTGTCTATGCTGCAG GTATCTAG